Proteins encoded within one genomic window of Camelina sativa cultivar DH55 unplaced genomic scaffold, Cs unpScaffold00518, whole genome shotgun sequence:
- the LOC104773356 gene encoding scar-like domain-containing protein WAVE 5 isoform X1 — MPLVRFKIRNELSLGGPELNRSAAVEDEEPKAILGAVEVAGLIGILRQLGDLAEFSAEVFNGIQEEVTVTASRCQKLTSRVRRIESALSPLEKAVLSQTSHIHFAYTAGTEWHPRIRNGHSHFVQSDLPLCVMESYEQCRDPPPLHLLDRFAIGGPGSCLRKYSDPTFFRKELGNPNKADDIKVQRDQAHRKRKKKRLPQRNICRSNAVSTSDETNGAHLSSVTDDRQTTSQSTSTVDMPRSSNMQDLSDIIDQSQLQDAQEQSEAQVQSDFQDSSKARDSITGSGYIEYVINQSPVNEPEVKLVEGYLSGSVQPAGGIGSVAPEGCIVVVDDNILYNPSEDLHGSCASVVPDKKKETYEPMEEKSSKVEQVSEIHESKFGPETPDRVRQNQRDFDRTHILLDEVDIVREKESKSQANNIDEILVVESEEEDKSEQGSEVDEFVDARNTIESESDSDLDGVPKPKLEHYFGDVSTYCSEDANSDNNDGSEEDIPYEQMAHDLHHENPLDESCSGSCLPNDANVSCRLSDPVCGKIQSHDETFQKPWEFFAMCPSLLAEEAFPNIAVLREEPVAEHPVLAGDSSNEIFSSEDPTSLCQSLKDAIPAEKTLPEEHLANYPSLAEAVIHEKSSPGESVAKFPSFTERMELSSEDWPRTVRDVPGILPQEKILPVKSLPKTLAVAESVSDTMTQSGEPDAVHPSFPNAIQEKKISPEVIDSKNLSVPEADSHEKISLEESVGIYPCLVKSVPDERFLTEELEEPATTEELLEGDLYLAELPKEKVLLETFVGSTRPSCAKAGPEANPSSEVLTSTNLSVTEAVPQEQISLEEFVGVNPYFAEAIPDERFSPEEPVTTHLKKSVAIEKVLAEELLETYPSLEELPEEKISHEETYDATDPSEAVSDEDISSEVSNSTNLSLEEVVPQEQISLDEFVGRNPCLAEAIPDESFLQDEHVTTCLSLTKVAAIEGVLPEKPLETYLSLAELSKEKILHAETNDATHPSEAVRDEEISSEVSDSTNLSLEEALPQEQMSLEEFVGINPCLTENIPNERLWPEEPVTPYLFSTKAAEIKGILPEKPLETYPSLAELAEEKIFHKEGDDATYPSLFEAVSDEQILPEPLDSTNLLVAEAVPQEQISVEECVGRDPCFTEAILDKRVLPEEPVTTCMSLTKVVPIEEVLPEEALETYASLEQLPKNKTSLEKSDDTKHPSCAKTESDGNIAPEVLDSTSLSVAEAIPQMQCSFEELYGIDPFLAKAVTDERISPEEPITTCLSLANAAPIEIILPEEAPEVYPSLEESQEEEFDDGTHPSFSEAVGDEKISQLEGPGSTYPSLEESVPREKTLHEEPVSTNPFLAVAVPDERILSEEPVTTCLPMTKAAPIETIFPEESLEVYPSLEESQEEKILQEEELDDDTHPSFFEAVGHEKISSLEDPDSTYPSLEESVPDEKTSHEELVSTNPFLELAVPNERSFLDEPGLIYQSLAEAVSKENNLPEEPLPTYSSLAEAVCDEKISLEEPDASCPTSAEAVFDENISGSEAPVSMIETGPHNKVFPEEPFAMDSSLAEAGFHEKIPDAEAPGSTTETGPHNKTFPELHVPDGDSLPKEPVATYLALAEGIPDQKVFLDDAALLLFAEAIFDQKFSPEVPDTTYPSLKEPEMHVAAPSLVTDLPAKNILVKEGEAYDESYPASDVSMNQKTGLTESESAERTIPLSGGTVTISSDTRESLSNGTNVESVSIWSNGGLLGLAPLKPPVFAEPNSVSEHLQNEINKASVLSTRKQESASRSVENTEKSSLPLVVSDPASQQHSNMLSPSHLQSTGTSFRVFGLSHRLLMAGFRGNSSSSCKFESLPSSSYNTGVAAENKSQQTRGDSSYEEQLDYESSLFGSPTSSPLVEHMKISFNPKDASPVPKLKLRIPSQPQYNGENADMFPTFQLVPEASNSDDDDNSDTFCQSSPCVSDNCLSDSELWESDESPKKSISSLKHVGERSRHGDMGSFSGSFLDLPCYDAVDHQSTSSRLEQEPVPDYKPSVLEIIRDWPPNQPKSSPSNEANTVLKNTQDQSPGLLATDDGGER, encoded by the exons ATGCCGTTGGTGAGGTTCAAGATACGGAACGAGCTAAGCTTAGGTGGGCCGGAGCTAAATCGTAGCGCCGCCGTGGAAGATGAGGAACCCAAGGCGATTCTCGGCGCTGTTGAAGTTGCTGGACTCATCGGCATACTTCGTCAGTTAGGCGATCTCGCCGA ATTTTCCGCAGAAGTATTTAATGGCATACAAGAAGAAGTGACTGTTACAGCGTCTAGGTGTCAGAAATTGACAAGCCGTGTTAGGCGGATAGAGTCTGCGCTGTCACCTCTTGAAAAGGCTGTGCTCTCACAGACAAGCCACATTCATTTTGCATACACAGCAG GCACTGAGTGGCATCCTCGTATAAGGAATGGACATAGTCATTTTGTGCAGAGTGATTTGCCACTGTGTGTTATGGAAAGTTATGAACAATGCAGAGATCCTCCTCCTTTGCATCTGCTTGACAG ATTTGCTATAGGTGGTCCTGGATCGTGTCTGAGAAAATACTCTGACCCAACATTCTTTAGAAAGGAATTAGGCAACCCCAATAAAGCAGATGATATCAAGGTCCAGAGAGATCAGGCTCACCGCAAGAGAAAG AAAAAGAGGTTACCACAAAGAAACATTTGCAGATCAAATGCTGTGTCTACATCTGATGAAACCAATGG GGCTCATCTCAGTTCTGTTACTGATGACAGACAGACAACATCTCAGAGTACTTCCACAGTTGACATGCCACGTAGCTCTAATATGCAGGATTTATCTGATATTATAGACCAATCTCAACTGCAAGATGCGCAAGAACAAAGTGAAGCACAAGTACAATCAGATTTCCAAGATTCATCGAAAGCTCGTGATTCTATAACTGGTTCAGGTTATATCGAGTATGTCATCAATCAAAGTCCTGTTAATGAGCCTGAAGTGAAGCTAGTAGAGGGTTATCTGTCTGGTTCCGTACAACCTGCTGGTGGAATAGGTTCAGTGGCTCCTGAAGGCTGCATTGTTGTTGTAGATGATAATATCCTATATAACCCTTCAGAAGACCTACATGGGTCTTGTGCCTCTGTTGTTCctgataagaaaaaagaaacatatgaacCGATGGAAGAGAAAAGCAGCAAAGTTGAACAAGTGTCAGAGATACATGAGTCAAAATTTGGTCCAGAGACACCAGACAGGGTTAGGCAAAATCAAAGGGACTTTGATAGGACgcatattttgttagatgaggTAGATATTGTGCGAGAAAAAGAGAGTAAGAGTCAGGCCAACAATATTGATGAAATACTAGTAGTTgagagcgaagaagaagataagagtgAACAAGGAAGTGAAGTAGATGAGTTTGTGGATGCACGTAATACAATCGAGTCGGAATCGGACAGTGATCTTGATGGagtaccaaaaccaaaactggAGCATTATTTTGGGGATGTTAGTACTTATTGTTCGGAAGATGCTAACAGTGATAACAATGATGGGTCAGAAGAAGATATACCATATGAACAAATGGCACATGATCTACACCATGAAAACCCTCTAGATGAATCTTGTTCAGGTTCCTGCCTTCCTAATGATGCTAATGTTTCCTGTCGCCTTTCAGATCCAGTGTGTGGGAAAATTCAGTCTCATGATGAGACTTTTCAAAAGCCTTGGGAATTTTTTGCCATGTGCCCTTCATTATTGGCTGAAGAAGCCTTTCCCAATATAGCAGTTTTGCGAGAAGAACCTGTTGCTGAACATCCCGTTTTGGCAGGAGACTCTTCTAATGAAATTTTTTCATCTGAAGATCCAACATCCTTATGTCAGTCACTGAAAGATGCAATTCCTGCTGAAAAGACACTGCCAGAAGAACATTTGGCCAACTATCCATCTCTCGCAGAAGCTGTTATCCATGAAAAGAGCTCACCAGGAGAGTCTGTTGCCAAATTTCCGTCTTTTACAGAAAGGATGGAGCTTTCGAGTGAGGATTGGCCGAGGACAGTTCGAGATGTACCGGGAATCCTCCCCCAAGAAAAAATCTTGCCTGTAAAATCTCTTCCCAAAACTCTGGCTGTGGCAGAATCTGTGTCTGACACTATGACCCAGTCAGGAGAACCTGACGCAGTTCATCCATCTTTTCCCAACGctattcaagaaaagaaaatttcacCAGAAGTTATTGATTCGAAAAATCTGTCTGTGCCAGAAGCTGATTCACACGAAAAAATCTCACTTGAAGAATCTGTTGGCATATATCCGTGTTTGGTAAAATCTGTTCCAGATGAAAGGTTCTTGACAGAAGAACTAGAAGAACCTGCCACCACAGAAGAACTTTTGGAAGGGGATCTTTATTTGGCAGAACTGCCTAAAGAAAAGGTCTTGCTAGAAACATTTGTTGGTTCGACACGTCCATCGTGTGCCAAAGCCGGTCCAGAAGCGAATCCATCATCAGAAGTTCTTACTTCCACAAATTTGTCTGTGACCGAAGCTGTTCCACAAGAGCAAATCTCACTCGAAGAATTTGTTGGCGTAAATCCGTATTTTGCAGAAGCTATTCCTGATGAAAGGTTCTCGCCAGAAGAACCTGTCACCACACATCTGAAAAAATCCGTGGCTATTGAAAAGGTCTTGGCAGAAGAGCTTTTGGAAACATATCCTTCTTTGGAAGAATTGCCTGAAGAAAAGATTTCGCATGAGGAAACTTATGATGCTACTGATCCATCTGAAGCTGTTAGTGATGAAGATATCTCATCAGAAGTTTCTAATTCCACAAATTTGTCACTGGAAGAAGTTGTTCCACAAGAGCAAATCTCACTTGATGAATTTGTTGGCAGAAATCCGTGTTTGGCAGAAGCTATTCCTGATGAAAGTTTTTTGCAAGATGAACATGTCACCACATGCCTCTCTTTGACAAAAGTGGCAGCAATTGAAGGAGTCTTGCCAGAAAAACCTTTGGAAACATATCTTTCCTTGGCAGAATTGTCTAAAGAAAAGATTTTGCATGCGGAAACTAATGATGCCACACATCCGTCTGAAGCTGTTCGTGATGAAGAAATTTCATCAGAAGTTTCTGATTCCACAAATTTGTCCCTAGAAGAAGCTCTTCCACAAGAGCAAATGTCACTTGAAGAATTTGTGGGCATAAATCCGTGTTTGACAGAGAATATTCCTAATGAAAGGTTATGGCCTGAAGAACCTGTCACCCCATATCTCTTTTCGACAAAAGCTGCGGAAATTAAAGGAATCTTGCCAGAAAAACCTTTGGAAACGTATCCTTCACTGGCAGAGTTGGCTGAAGAAAAGATTTTTCATAAAGAAGGTGATGATGCCACATATCCATCTCTTTTTGAAGCTGTTAGTGATGAACAAATCTTACCAGAACCTCTTGATTCCACAAATTTGCTTGTGGCAGAAGCTGTACCACAAGAGCAAATCTCAGTTGAAGAATGTGTTGGCAGAGATCCATGTTTTACAGAAGCTATTCTTGATAAGAGGGTTTTGCCAGAGGAACCAGTAACCACATGCATGTCTTTAACAAAAGTGGTGCCCATAGAAGAAGTCTTGCCAGAAGAAGCGTTAGAAACGTATGCTTCTTTGGAACAATTGCCTAAAAATAAGACCTCACTAGAAAAATCTGATGATACCAAACACCCATCTTGTGCCAAAACTGAAAGTGATGGAAACATCGCACCAGAAGTTCTTGATTCAACAAGTTTGTCTGTCGCAGAAGCTATTCCACAAATGCAATGCTCTTTTGAAGAATTATATGGCATAGATCCGTTTTTGGCAAAAGCTGTTACTGATGAAAGGATTTCGCCAGAAGAACCTATCACGACATGTCTGTCTTTAGCAAATGCTGCGCCTATCGAAATAATCCTTCCAGAAGAAGCTCCGGAGGTGTATCCTTCTTTGGAAGAATCGCAAGAAGAAGAATTCGATGATGGCACACATCCATCATTTTCTGAAGCTGTTGGTGATGAAAAGATCTCGCAACTAGAAGGTCCTGGTTCCACATATCCATCTTTAGAAGAATCTGTTCCGCGTGAGAAAACCTTACATGAAGAACCTGTTAGCACAAATCCGTTTTTGGCAGTAGCTGTTCCTGATGAAAGGATTTTGTCAGAAGAACCTGTCACCACATGTCTGCCAATGACAAAAGCCGCGCCTATCGAAACAATCTTTCCAGAAGAATCTTTGGAAGTGTATCCTTCTCTGGAAGAATCGCAGGAAGAAAAGATCttgcaagaagaagaacttgatgATGACACACATCCATCATTTTTTGAAGCTGTTGGTCATGAAAAGATCTCGTCACTAGAAGATCCTGATTCCACATATCCATCTTTGGAAGAATCTGTTCCGGACGAGAAAACCTCACATGAAGAACTTGTAAGCACAAATCCGTTTTTGGAATTAGCCGTTCCCAACGAAAGGAGTTTTCTAGACGAACCTGGCCTCATATATCAGTCGTTGGCAGAAGCTGTTTCCAAGGAAAATAACTTGCCAGAGGAACCCTTGCCTACATATTCGTCTTTGGCAGAAGCTGTATGCGATGAAAAGATCTCTCTAGAAGAACCTGATGCTTCATGTCCAACTTCTGCAGAAgctgtttttgatgaaaatatcTCAGGCTCAGAAGCTCCTGTTTCCATGATAGAAACTGGTCCACACAACAAAGTCTTCCCTGAAGAACCTTTTGCCATGGATAGTTCCTTGGCCGAAGCTGGTTTTCATGAAAAGATCCCAGACGCAGAAGCTCCTGGCTCCACAACAGAAACTGGTCCACACAACAAAACCTTCCCTGAATTACATGTTCCCGACGGCGATAGTCTGCCAAAAGAACCTGTTGCTACATATCTGGCTTTGGCGGAAGGTATTCCTGACCAAAAGGTATTTTTGGACGATGCCGCACTTCTACTATTTGCAGAAGCTATTTTCGACCAAAAGTTCTCACCAGAAGTTCCGGATACCACTTATCCCTCTTTGAAAGAACCAGAAATGCATGTTGCCGCACCATCTTTGGTAACAGATCTTCCTGCTAAAAACATCTTGGTAAAAGAAGGTGAAGCGTATGATGAATCCTACCCAGCATCTGACGTTTCTATGAATCAGAAAACTGGTTTGACGGAATCAGAATCTGCTGAAAGAACAATTCCCTTGAGTGGTGGTACAGTCACAATTTCTTCAGATACTCGGGAATCTCTTTCAAATGGTACAAATGTTGAATCAGTAAGTATATGGAGCAATGGGGGACTCCTTGGACTTGCGCCATTGAAACCTCCAGTTTTTGCTGAGCCTAATTCGGTAAGCGAACATTTACAGAACGAGATCAACAAAGCTAGTGTTCTTTCTACAAGGAAGCAGGAATCAGCAAGTAGATCAGTTGAGAATACTGAGAAAAGCTCACTTCCATTAGTTGTTTCAGATCCTGCATCTCAACAGCACAGCAACATGTTGAGTCCCTCTCACCTACAGAGCACTGGAACATCATTCAGAGTCTTTGGCTTAAGTCATAGACTACTCATGGCTGGGTTTCGTGGAAACTCTTCTTCGAGTTGCAAATTTGAATCCTTACCTAGTAGTAGCTATAATACCGGAGTAGCAGCTGAAAACAAGTCTCAACAAACTCGTGGTGACTCAAGCTATGAGGAGCAATTGGATTATGAATCATCTCTCTTTGGCTCGCCGACTTCATCACCTCTGGTTGAACATATGAAAATATCATTCAACCCAAAAGACGCCTCTCCAGTTCCCAAATTGAAACTGAGAATCCCAAGCCAACCTCAGTACAATGGGGAAAATGCAGATATGTTCCCTACGTTTCAGTTGGTTCCAGAGGCTAGCAACTCTGATGACGACGACAACAGCGATACCTTTTGCCAGTCATCTCCATGTGTGTCAGACAATTGTTTGTCGGATTCTGAGCTGTGGGAATCTGATGAAAGTCCTAAAAAATCTATATCAAGCTTGAAGCACGTTGGAGAGAGAAGTAGGCATGGCGACATGGGTTCTTTCTCTGGTTCGTTTCTGGATCTTCCATGCTACGACGCCGTAGATCATCAATCCACATCTTCAAGACTCGAGCAAGAACCAGTGCCAGATTACAAACCATCTGTCTTAGAGATCATCCGTGATTGGccaccaaaccaaccaaaaagcAGTCCCAGTAATGAAGCAAACACAGTTCTGAAGAATACGCAAGATCAATCTCCCGG GCTGTTAGCTACAGATGACGGTGGTGAAAGATAA